From the Lysobacterales bacterium genome, one window contains:
- a CDS encoding MAPEG family protein gives MLQQLVLPMLVHVLLAAFLYALLTIARAPAIWGIWRRPDGSNPFAAFELRISANLSNQFEWPLLFYVACILLHLLGATGQLAVALAWLFVAGRIVHTYVQVCTTNVRLRGAVFTINFIAVLGMWVVIFQLVAGAA, from the coding sequence ATGCTTCAGCAGCTCGTACTTCCAATGCTTGTGCATGTGCTGCTCGCGGCGTTTCTCTACGCGCTCTTGACCATCGCACGGGCTCCGGCCATTTGGGGCATTTGGCGGCGCCCGGACGGCTCTAACCCGTTCGCCGCGTTCGAGCTGCGCATCAGCGCCAACTTGTCCAATCAGTTTGAGTGGCCGCTGCTGTTCTACGTGGCGTGCATCCTGCTGCATCTGCTTGGCGCAACAGGCCAACTCGCTGTTGCGCTTGCGTGGCTGTTCGTTGCGGGTCGCATCGTGCACACCTACGTCCAGGTATGCACTACCAATGTGCGGCTGCGCGGCGCCGTCTTCACCATCAACTTCATTGCGGTTCTCGGCATGTGGGTAGTCATCTTCCAGTTGGTGGCGGGTGCGGCCTAA
- a CDS encoding IS110 family transposase has product MKQRNRAAGRTGLTLTHPNAAGIDIGSASHYVAVPPDRDDEPVREFASFTADLERLADWLTACGVDTVAMESTGVYWIPLYELLDARGFTVLLVNARHVKNVSGRKSDVLDCQWLQQLMSYGLLRGAFRPGDEVCVLRALVRQRGMLLRNQGRYVQHMQKALTQMNIQLANVITDVVGETGQRILRAIVAGERDGQALAAFRNARIRASEDEIAASLQGHWRSEHLFALKQALDAFDFGGTQLAECDVQIEAQLQRLQTHVGEPAKGKKRSKPRNAPKFDLRAQLYRMCGVDLTRIDGIEVTTALAVVSEVGADMSRFPSDKHFASWLGLCPGTKITGGKVMSGKTKRCANRAAQALRLAATALRASKSAIGAYYRRLCARMDKPKAVTAAAHKLARLIYAMLTKGEEYTDRGQDYFEERYRERVVRQLAHRAKQFGMQLVPDPQST; this is encoded by the coding sequence ATGAAGCAACGCAATCGGGCCGCCGGTCGAACCGGCCTCACACTCACGCATCCCAATGCTGCCGGCATCGACATCGGCAGCGCGTCGCACTACGTGGCGGTGCCGCCGGACCGCGACGATGAGCCGGTTCGCGAGTTCGCGAGCTTCACCGCCGATCTCGAACGACTGGCGGATTGGCTCACGGCCTGTGGCGTCGATACGGTGGCGATGGAGTCGACCGGCGTGTACTGGATCCCGTTGTACGAGCTGCTCGATGCACGCGGCTTCACCGTGCTGCTGGTCAATGCGCGGCACGTGAAGAACGTCTCCGGTCGCAAGAGCGATGTCCTCGATTGCCAGTGGCTGCAGCAGCTCATGAGCTACGGATTGCTGCGCGGTGCATTCCGTCCGGGCGACGAGGTCTGTGTGCTGCGTGCGCTGGTGCGTCAGCGCGGCATGCTGCTGCGCAACCAGGGTCGATATGTGCAGCACATGCAGAAGGCGCTGACGCAGATGAACATCCAGCTCGCCAACGTCATCACCGACGTGGTCGGCGAGACCGGTCAGCGCATCCTGCGTGCGATCGTTGCCGGTGAGCGTGACGGACAGGCGCTCGCTGCGTTCCGGAACGCGCGCATTCGTGCCAGTGAAGATGAAATCGCTGCGAGCCTGCAGGGCCACTGGCGCAGCGAACATCTGTTCGCACTGAAGCAGGCGCTCGACGCATTCGACTTCGGCGGCACGCAACTCGCCGAGTGCGACGTGCAGATCGAAGCGCAGTTGCAGCGGCTGCAGACGCATGTGGGCGAGCCGGCCAAAGGCAAGAAGCGATCGAAGCCACGCAACGCGCCCAAGTTCGATCTGCGCGCGCAGCTCTACCGGATGTGCGGTGTTGATCTCACGCGCATCGACGGCATCGAAGTGACGACCGCATTGGCCGTGGTCTCCGAGGTCGGTGCCGACATGAGCAGGTTCCCGAGCGACAAGCACTTCGCCTCGTGGCTCGGGCTTTGTCCGGGCACCAAGATCACAGGCGGCAAAGTCATGAGCGGCAAGACCAAACGCTGCGCCAACCGCGCCGCTCAAGCCCTGCGTCTCGCGGCGACTGCGCTGCGTGCCAGCAAGTCGGCGATCGGCGCGTACTACCGGCGCCTGTGCGCACGCATGGACAAGCCCAAAGCCGTCACCGCCGCCGCGCACAAACTCGCAAGGCTGATCTACGCGATGCTCACCAAAGGCGAGGAATACACCGACCGCGGCCAGGACTACTTCGAAGAACGCTATCGCGAACGCGTCGTCCGCCAACTCGCCCATCGCGCCAAGCAGTTCGGCATGCAACTGGTCCCGGACCCTCAGTCGACATGA
- a CDS encoding RHS repeat protein, with protein MNRKPAAIAQESDEASPQSWLSSFLGRGFAACGRANLKRGLRSVVLTALMIVCLTCFSAAGIVHSSGVSIPFTRDSAGRIVRISLPDGQQLNNRYDASGDLIESKDQIGYATTISCLQNLRYPHWLEEIRDPYGRRAPHLHGVSRCRVSAGASNRQLLAHLRRQT; from the coding sequence ATGAACCGAAAACCCGCCGCCATCGCGCAGGAATCCGACGAAGCCAGCCCTCAAAGCTGGCTTTCGTCGTTTCTCGGACGCGGATTTGCTGCGTGCGGGCGCGCGAACTTGAAGCGCGGCCTGCGCAGCGTCGTCCTCACTGCGTTGATGATTGTGTGCCTGACTTGCTTCAGCGCCGCCGGCATCGTGCATTCCAGCGGCGTGTCGATCCCGTTCACGCGCGACAGCGCCGGTCGCATCGTTCGCATCAGCTTGCCGGATGGCCAGCAGTTGAACAATCGATATGACGCCAGCGGCGACCTGATCGAGAGCAAGGATCAGATCGGCTACGCGACGACGATCAGCTGTCTGCAGAACCTGCGCTATCCGCATTGGCTCGAGGAGATTCGCGATCCCTACGGTCGGCGCGCGCCCCATCTCCATGGTGTCTCCCGCTGCCGCGTTAGCGCGGGTGCTTCAAACCGCCAGCTACTTGCCCACCTTCGCCGCCAAACCTGA
- a CDS encoding DUF697 domain-containing protein — protein sequence MDIENRTDLTNDQKVSQIIVIFSTVCAGVAVQPIPFADIFILTPLQAFMGTRISAIRGLRLSEKEASAIIKEIMGVVGAGMIAQQLGIAAAKIFFPIFGGVATIPVVFGLTFAIGKVMDLYFIHQVQGRKLSPDELKRAWSEAKKEGERQGKARTSEIKDHHGK from the coding sequence ATGGATATCGAGAACCGCACTGATCTAACCAACGATCAAAAGGTCTCGCAGATCATCGTCATCTTTTCGACCGTCTGTGCCGGCGTGGCGGTGCAGCCAATTCCATTCGCTGACATCTTCATCCTGACGCCGCTACAAGCATTCATGGGAACGCGCATCTCGGCGATCCGTGGCCTGCGACTCAGTGAGAAAGAGGCTTCCGCGATTATCAAGGAGATCATGGGCGTCGTAGGGGCGGGCATGATTGCCCAGCAATTGGGCATCGCCGCGGCCAAGATCTTCTTCCCCATTTTCGGAGGAGTGGCGACCATTCCCGTCGTCTTCGGACTGACATTCGCCATAGGCAAGGTCATGGATCTCTACTTCATCCATCAAGTCCAGGGACGAAAGCTGTCGCCCGACGAACTCAAGCGAGCATGGTCAGAGGCGAAGAAGGAGGGTGAACGCCAAGGCAAGGCCAGGACGAGCGAAATCAAGGATCACCATGGCAAGTAA
- a CDS encoding BRCT domain-containing protein codes for MFNKTGRIAPEERVRQDPPSRFTLKQQQDRAADELVGLCRGMLSDGVVSAMEAQFLKDWIERNAIHANAFPFDIVYRQLQSALADGVFDEHEEQDLLSTLVNLVGGEQRDFAHASPSLASALPLCQPTPAIHFAGSVFVVTGTFAFGNRRQVIDALESRQASAASSVSKKVNFLVIGEIGSQAWRHSSYGRKIEAAVELREAGVPLRIVSEPHWREALASTS; via the coding sequence ATGTTCAACAAAACCGGACGAATCGCTCCAGAGGAACGGGTACGACAAGACCCGCCGAGCCGCTTCACATTGAAGCAGCAGCAAGACCGCGCCGCGGACGAATTGGTGGGGCTGTGTCGGGGGATGTTGTCCGATGGTGTGGTCAGCGCCATGGAAGCTCAGTTCCTCAAAGATTGGATTGAGCGCAACGCCATTCATGCCAACGCGTTTCCGTTCGATATCGTCTATCGACAGCTCCAAAGTGCACTGGCCGATGGTGTTTTCGACGAACACGAAGAACAAGACTTGCTCTCGACGTTGGTCAATCTGGTGGGGGGCGAACAAAGGGACTTCGCCCATGCATCGCCCAGCCTGGCGTCGGCGTTGCCATTGTGTCAGCCGACGCCAGCGATCCATTTCGCAGGATCAGTCTTCGTGGTGACCGGGACGTTTGCGTTCGGCAATCGACGCCAAGTGATCGATGCACTCGAATCCCGGCAAGCGAGTGCCGCTAGCAGCGTGTCCAAAAAGGTTAACTTTCTGGTGATCGGCGAGATCGGATCGCAGGCTTGGCGACATTCCTCTTACGGCCGAAAGATTGAAGCTGCGGTGGAGCTACGTGAGGCCGGTGTGCCGTTGCGCATCGTCTCCGAACCACACTGGCGAGAGGCGCTGGCCAGTACAAGTTAG